A single Xiphias gladius isolate SHS-SW01 ecotype Sanya breed wild chromosome 22, ASM1685928v1, whole genome shotgun sequence DNA region contains:
- the kif13a gene encoding kinesin-like protein KIF13A isoform X1, whose amino-acid sequence MISVCKLAYLSPRIHNTVSQSFDFFAIAAFGFRVWSLKSRLECSLNRAKEARISSFPHPRIMLYFPNKLLSAEIELNTKCVVDMEDNQTVLHPPPSNAKGENRKQPKVFAFDHCFWSMDESNVPKYAGQEVVFKCLGEGILENAFQGYNACIFAYGQTGSGKSFSMMGNGEQPGLIPRLCCSLFERVHREGNEAHTFKVEVSFMEIYNEKVRDLLDPKGSRQSLKVREHKVLGPYVDGLSQLAVTSFEDIEVLMSEGNKSRTVAATNMNEESSRSHAVFSIIVTQTLYDLQSGNSGEKVSKMSLVDLAGSERVSKTGAAGERLKEGSNINKSLTTLGCVISALADQSAGKGKAKFVPYRDSVLTWLLKDNLGGNSKTAMIATVSPAADNYEETLSTLRYADRAKRIVNHAVVNEDPNARIIRELREEVEKLKVQLSQAESMKAPELKEKLQESEKLIQEMTVTWEEKLRKTEEIATERQKQLESMGISLETSGIKVGEDKCFLVNLNADPALNELLVYYLKEHTRVGADTSQDIQLFGIGIQPEHCVLELCPDGDVTLMPIGNARTCVNGTMIDSLVHLWHGDRILWGNNHFFRINLPKRKRRDRLKELERASPRESFVEADVETASEASSEQDYSYEFAQMEVIMKTLGNNDPMQNVVQVLEKQYLEEKQTALEEQRMMYERELESLRQQLSPEKTPQHHRSSSDRLTFPTHTPHSKLRLWTEERDELFRQSLSRLREQVVKANTLVREANFLAEEMNKLTDYQVTLQIPAANLSANRKRGAIVSEPAIQVRRKGKGTQVWTIEKLENKLVDMRDHYRDWKEGTEELYNKVSSKHCDPFYEAQENHNLIGVANIFLECLFHDVKLQYAVPIISQQGEVAGRLHIELMRVSGSIPERLSGGDDSSENSSESSCYEVMDTNGEIVHMAKRLTCRVRIREATGLPLNLSNFVFCQYTFWEHGEPTVAPPMVSPDRPSPRSPDAQFTVQFDHCKDYVVHVTDEFLEFISDGALAIEVWGHRCAGNGRSLWELDALEAKTQTLRDRWSEVSRRIELWISIQELNEQGEYSSVELHSGKDISTGGVFQLRQGHSRRLQVCVKPVQNSGTLPLLVEAMLSVSIGCVSARSSKLQRPLDSYQREAEEDMDSYQEEDLNCVRERWSEALIKRREYLDEQIKKIINKHEKSEEDIEREARLVEQWVGLTEERNAVLVPAPGSGIPGAPADWTPPAGMEAHIPVLYLDLNADNLTVNEQLTGPHAAGVNSILPKEHGSQFFYLPIIRHSDEEVSAVCSWDSSIHDSVHLNRVTSPNERIYLIIKATVQLSHPASMELVLRKRIAVNIYNKQSFTQSLKRRMSLKNTLYSCGVTYEIVSNIPKASEEPEERETLALMAARGDSEETQDGETYIEKYTRGVLEVENILSLERLRQAVTVKEALAAKGRHLRRSISTPNVQHSSCSKTDLTGCEDEDCKDHCDHADSSTCNPQDGSLCSTPIKSKDNQGLVPESPTFFNSSPFKVLSPQPPKFLKSLLPVKEESKAKKALEARPLLGQESMCSFVDSPALLPPPCPWRRPRAGSEGHCKPSTFTSTPTSTPTSRQLSHTLPHTAQDSEDEETDVDMTLNLDRGPQDQSSFQPYIPEDFANFEIYNATLESQEGFPSSRSDLKGSRCGGGSGEREVSRSPTASTCTSGYFSHSASNATLSDMPFSASESSDHLSCTSRDPQEPLGCPAGQGCTQTKSVTPGSDSQQPPLSAVRVQDLLPHPQGSSTVSIPNCTDKQQTFPLPHNRVLSTSQEFTDFKGADDSIGESDLAHFTEGWEQEGLEKKKPDNVETCDTGNQHSSVASGIINTSYPENAICECPNNEDSDSGPVSGPNTTVVCTSVRALVSVPDKVVAPCPAQITPSASVPAPASPSLVAPSSTAPSSAPALRAGGEPPIQEPAQGDLPHGSPCPSPNPSSAEPSGDSSGDECTPVAQLPDWMAPGEQVWVGKRRGTVHYVGGVEFAKGIWIGVKLDMAVGKHNGTVQGRVYFRCPPGHGVFVKPSRLTRGPPSMDTEPQTLIR is encoded by the exons ATGATTTCTGTCTGCAAACTCGCATATCTGTCTCCTCGGATTCATAATACCGTATCACAAAGTTTTGATTTCTTCGCCATTGCTGCTTTCGGCTTCAGAGTCTGGAGCCTGAAGTCGAGACTTGAGTGTAGCTTGAACAGGGCCAAAGAAGCCAGGATTTCTAGTTTTCCACACCCGCGCATTATGCTTTACTTTCCCAACAAACTTCTCTCTGCAGAAATTGAACTGAATACAAAATGTGTCGTGGATATGGAGGACAACCAAACAGTTCTTCACCCACCACCCTCAAATGCAAAAGGAGAGAACAG GAAACAACCCAAG GTGTTCGCTTTTGACCACTGTTTCTGGTCCATGGACGAGTCCAATGTTCCCAAATATGCTG GTCAAGAGGTGGTGTTCAAGTGCCTTGGAGAGGGAATACTTGAAAATGCATTCCAGGGATATAATGCCTGCATATTTGCCTATGGACAAACAG GTTCAGGCAAGTCCTTTTCCATGATGGGGAATGGCGAGCAGCCGGGTTTAATCCCTCGACTCTGCTGCTCGCTGTTTGAGAGGGTCCACAGGGAGGGAAACGAGGCCCATACTTTTAAGGTGGAGGTGTCGTTCATGGAGATCTACAATGAGAAGGTCCGTGACCTGCTGGATCCCAAAGG GAGCCGACAGTCCCTGAAAGTTCGGGAGCACAAAGTCCTTGGTCCATATGTGGATGGTCTGTCTCAGCTGGCTGTGACCAGCTTTGAG GACATCGAGGTGTTAATGTCAGAGGGGAACAAATCTCGCACAGTTGCAGCCACCAACATGAATGAGGAGAGCAGTCGTTCACATGCTGTCTTCAGCATCATTGTCACGCAAACACTTTATGATCTACAGTCTGGG AATTCAGGTGAGAAAGTCAGCAAGATGAGTCTGGTTGACCTGGCAGGAAGTGAGCGAGTCTCAAagactggagctgctggagagagACTCAAAGAGGGCAGCAATATTAACAA ATCTCTCACCACATTAGGCTGCGTGATTTCTGCTCTTGCTGATCAGTCTGCAGGGAAGGGGAAGGCCAAGTTTGTGCCTTACAGAGACTCAGTCCTCACCTGGCTATTGAAG GACAACCTCGGCGGCAACAGCAAGACAGCCATGATAGCCACAGTGAGTCCGGCGGCTGACAACTACGAGGAGACTCTGTCCACTCTGCGCTACGCAGACAGGGCCAAGAGAATCGTCAACCATGCCGTGGTGAATGAAGACCCCAACGCTCGGATCATCAGAGAGCtcagggaggaggtggagaagctCAAAGTTCAGCTCTCTCAGGCTGAG TCCATGAAGGCTCCtgaactgaaggagaaactGCAGGAGTCTGAGAAACTCATTCAGGAGATGACTGTCACCTGGGAGGAAAAACTAAGAAAGACGGAGGAGATTGCAACT GAGCGTCAGAAGCAGTTGGAGAGCATGGGCATCTCTTTGGAAACGTCTGGGATTAAAGTGGGTGAAGACAAGTGTTTCCTTGTCAATCTAAATGCTGATCCTGCCCTAAATGAGCTACTGGTCTACTACCTGAAG GAGCACACACGTGTGGGCGCAGACACGTCTCAGGACATCCAGCTCTTTGGGATCGGGATCCAGCCGGAGCACTGCGTCCTGGAGCTCTGCCCAGACGGTGATGTCACCCTGATGCCCATAGGGAATGCCAG gACCTGCGTGAACGGAACAATGATTGATTCCTTGGTGCACCTGTGGCATGGAGACCGTATCTTATGGGGCAACAACCACTTCTTCAG GATCAATCTGCCTAAGCGAAAGCGCCGGGACCGTttgaaggagctggagagagCTTCTCCCAGAGAGAGCTTCGTTGAGGCAGATGTGGAGACTGCCAGTGAGGCCTCTTCTGAGCAGGACTACAGCTATGAGTTTGCCCAGATGGAGGTCATAATGAAGACTCTTGGGAACAATG ACCCCATGCAGAATGTGGTCCAAGTGCTGGAGAAGCAGTACCTGGAGGAGAAGCAGACGGCTCTGGAGGAGCAGAGAATGATGTATGAGCGGGAGCTGGAGTCACTGCGGCAACAGCTGTCTCCCGAGAAGACACCACAGCACCACCGCAGCAGCAGTGACCGCCTTACGTTCCcgacacacacaccacacagcaAGCTGCGACTGTGGACGGAGGAGCG ggaTGAGCTTTTTCGTCAGAGTCTTTCTCGACTCAGGGAGCAGGTCGTGAAAGCCAACACCTTGGTGCGAGAAGCCAACTTTTTGGCAGAGGAGATGAACAAACTGACTGACTATCAGGTCACCCTTCAGATTCCTGCAGCCAACCTCAGCGCCAACCGCAAG CGTGGAGCCATAGTGAGCGAGCCAGCCATCCAGGTGCGGAGGAAGGGGAAGGGGACCCAGGTGTGGACCATCGAGAAGCTGGAGAACAAACTGGTGGACATGAGAGACCACTACAGGGACTGGAAGGAAGGCACAGAGGAGTTG tataACAAAGTAAGCAGTAAGCACTGTGATCCATTCTACGAGGCGCAAGAGAACCACAACCTGATAGGAGTGGCCAACATTTTTCTGGAGTGCCTTTTCCATGATGTTAAACTGCAATATGCTGTCCCCATCATCAGCCAACAGGGGGAG GTAGCAGGCAGGTTGCACATTGAGCTGATGCGAGTCAGTGGTTCCATACCAGAGCGCCTGTCCGGGGGAGATGACTCATCGGAGAACTCCAGCGAGAGTAGCTGCTACGAGGTCATGGACACCAACGGGGAGATCGTCCACATGGCCAAGAGGCTCACCTGCAGG GTGCGGATCAGGGAGGCTACAGGCCTGCCGCTCAATTTGTCCAACTTTGTCTTCTGTCAGTACACCTTCTGGGAGCACGGCGAGCCCACTGTGGCTCCTCCTATGGTCAGCCCGGACAGACCCTCCCCTCGAAGCCCAGATGCCCAGTTCACTGTCCAGTTTGATCACTGCAAG GACTATGTTGTGCATGTGACGGACGAGTTTTTAGAGTTTATATCAGATGGAGCATTGGCCATAGAAGTTTGGGGTCACCGCTGTGCTGGGAACGGACGTTCACTCTGGGAGTTAGACGCACTAGAGGCCAAGACCCAGACTCTCCGAGACAG GTGGAGTGAGGTGTCTCGCAGGATCGAGCTGTGGATCTCCATCCAGGAGCTGAATGAGCAGGGAGAATACTCATCCGTGGAGCTGCATTCTGGAAAAGACATCAGCACAGGAGGAGTCTTCCAGCTCCGACAG GGTCACTCCAGGaggctgcaggtgtgtgtgaaaCCAGTCCAAAACTCAGGCACTCTGCCTCTGCTGGTGGAGGCTATGCTGTCCGTCTCTATTGGCTGCGTGTCAGCTCGCTCCTCCAAACTACAGAGACCGCTCGACAGCTACCAG AGAGAGGCGGAAGAGGATATGGATAGTTATCAG GAGGAAGATCTCAACTGTGTTAGAGAGCGCTGGTCAGAAGCCCTGATCAAACGTCGGGAGTACCTTGATGAACAAATCAAGaaaatcatcaataaacacg AAAAGTCAGAGGAGGACATTGAGCGTGAAGCTCGGCTGGTTGAGCAGTGGGTTGGACTGACTGAAGAGAGAAATGCTGTGCTGGTACCTGCACCTGGCAGTGGCATCCCTGGAGCTCCTGCAGActg GACGCCACCTGCAGGAATGGAAGCTCACATCCCCGTACTCTACCTGGATTTGAATG CGGATAATCTgacagtgaatgagcagctgacCGGCCCACATGCTGCAGGTGTTAATTCTATCCTGCCTAAGGAGCACGGAAGCCAGTTCTTCTATCTTCCCATCATCAGGCACAGTGATGAGGAG GTGTCGGCAGTGTGCTCCTGGGACTCCTCCATCCATGATTCTGTGCACCTCAACCGGGTCACGTCTCCTAATGAACGCATCTACCTGATCATCAAAGCCACGGTGCAGCTCAGCCACCCTGCCTCCATGGAGCTGGTGCTCCGCAAGAGGATCGCTGTCAACATCTACAACAAACAG agcTTCACTCAGAGTCTCAAGAGAAGAATGTCCCTAAAGAACACACTTTACTCCTGTGGTGTGACTTATGAGATCGTGTCCAACATACCAAAG GCCTCAGAGGAACCGGAGGAGAGGGAAACCTTGGCCCTCATGGCTGCTCGCGGTGACAGCGAGGAGACCCAGGACGGAGAAACCTACATAGAAAAATACACAAGGGGAGTTCTGGAAGTGGAGAACATCCTCAGTCTAGAGAGGCTACGGCAG GCTGTGACAGTGAAGGAAGCGCTCGCTGCTAAGGGGAGACACCTAAGAAGGAGTATCAGCACACCAAATGTACAGCAT TCTTCATGTAGTAAAACAGACCTGACAGGTTGTGAGGATGAAGACTGTAAG GACCACTGTGATCATGCGGACAGCTCCACCTGCAATCCCCAGGATGGCTCCCTTTGCAGCACACCTATCAAAAGCAAGGACAACCAAG GTTTGGTTCCAGAGAGCCCTACCTTTTTCAACTCCAGCCCCTTCAAAGTCCTCTCCCCTCAGCCTCCCAAGTTCCTCAAGTCTCTGCTGCCTGTGAAAGAGGAGAGCAAGGCGAAGAAAGCCCTGGAGGCCCGACCGCTGCTGGGACAAGAG AGCATGTGCTCATTTGTGGACAGCCCTGCACTGCTCCCCCCTCCCTGCCCCTGGCGCCGACCCAGGGCAGGCAGCGAGGGCCACTGCAAGCCTTCCACCTTCacctccacccccacctccaCTCCCACCAGCAGACAGCTCAGCCACACACTGCCACACACTGCT CAGGACTCTGAGGACGAGGAGACGGATGTGGACATGACTCTGAATCTCGATCGGGGGCCTCAGGACCAAAGCAGCTTCCAACCTTATATCCCGGAGGACTTTGCAAACTTTGAGATCTACAACGCCACTCTGGAGAGCCAGGAGGGGTTTCCGTCCTCCCGCTCTGACTTGAAGGGAAGCCGGTGCGGAGGTGggagcggagagagagaggtgtccCGAAGCCCCACTGCCAGCACTTGCACTAGTGGCTACTTTTCACACAGTGCCTCCAACGCAACGCTGTCTGACATGCCTTTCAGTGCCAGTGAGAGCTCTGACCACCTCAGTTGCACCTCCAGAGATCCCCAGGAGCCCCTGGGCTGTCCTGCTGGACAAGGCTGCACCCAAACTAAAAGTGTTACTCCAGGGAGTGACAGCCAGCAGCCTCCTCTGTCAGCAGTCCGGGTCCAGGATCTGCTACCCCACCCTCAAGGCTCCTCAACTGTCAGTATTCCTAATTgcacagacaagcagcaaacaTTCCCTCTGCCTCACAACCGTGTTCTCAGTACCAGCCAGGAGTTCACAGACTTTAAAGGGGCTGATGACAGTATTGGAGAGAGTGATTTAGCACATTTTACAGAGGGATGGGAGCAGGAGGGTTTGGAGAAGAAGAAACCAGATAACGTAGAAACATGTGACACTGGCAATCAACACTCCTCTGTTGCGTCTGGTATTATCAACACATCTTATCCTGAAAATGCCATATGCGAATGTCCTAATAATGAAGACTCTGATAGTGGTCCTGTGTCCGGCCCTAACACAACTGTAGTTTGCACTTCAGTCAGAGCCCTAGTAAGTGTTCCTGACAAAGTCGTGGCTCCATGTCCAGCCCAAATAACTCCCTCTGCATCAGTCCCAGCTCCAGCATCTCCATCCCTGGTTGCTCCTTCATCTACAGCCCCATCCTCTGCCCCAGCTCTGCGAGCGGGAGGAGAACCTCCGATCCAGGAGCCAGCACAGGGAGATCTGCCCCACGGGAGTCCCTGCCCCAGCCCTAACCCCAGCAGTGCCGAGCCCTCGGGGGACTCCAGCGGGGATGAGTGCACCCCTGTAGCTCAGCTTCCTGACTGGATGGCCCCTGGGGAGCAGGTGTGGgtggggaagaggagaggaacagtCCACTATGTTGGAGGGGTAGAGTTTGCTAAGGGGATCTGGATTGGTGTGAAGCTGGACATGGCAGTGG GTAAGCACAACGGGACTGTCCAGGGCAGAGTGTACTTCCGCTGCCCCCCGGGCCACGGTGTGTTTGTCAAGCCATCTCGTCTCACCAGAGGACCGCCCTCCATGGACACAGAACCCCAGACTCTGATCAGATAG